Below is a window of Flavobacterium sp. N2820 DNA.
ATTGAAAACAAGGACTATGACAAATTACACTACATAGCCTTACAAAAAAGATTAAAATATAATCCAGATTTAGATCTTGACCAAAAAGTAAAATATGGCTTTTTAGGAGAAGTAGTTTTGTTTAGTGTGTTGTATGTTTTATTTAAGTCTCAACCTTTGATTGCGAGAGGATACTTTTATAATCCATTAGAAAATTCAGAAACAAAAGGGTATGATTCTTACCATTTGATTGAAAACAATAATCAAACGGAACTTTGGTTTGGAGAAGTTAAATTTCATAAAAAATATAAAACTGGAATTGATAGTATATTTAAAAATATTGACAAAGCTATTTCGGACGATTATTTGAAAACAAATGTATTTGCAATTTCAAACCAAATTAATAATCTCCATTATAAAGGTTCTAAAATTGAAACAGTCATAAAAGACTGGGAAGAAAACCCATATTTATCTATAATTGACGAGCTTAAGCAACATAACATGAAACTGGTTTATCCAGTAATGTTATTGTACGA
It encodes the following:
- a CDS encoding DUF1837 domain-containing protein; translation: MRQSLLDLIEKTIVYQYDLPNTTAGISKTIVSVDNDQCFKSIDKNDFTEIIYNSILEYSFNEFEIENKDYDKLHYIALQKRLKYNPDLDLDQKVKYGFLGEVVLFSVLYVLFKSQPLIARGYFYNPLENSETKGYDSYHLIENNNQTELWFGEVKFHKKYKTGIDSIFKNIDKAISDDYLKTNVFAISNQINNLHYKGSKIETVIKDWEENPYLSIIDELKQHNMKLVYPVMLLYEENDLGYDDSIKNIPKYIQEKYTANTFSITVDYSIFFILVPMKDVKLIKQEVIKWIELKKPLMS